Proteins from a single region of Palaemon carinicauda isolate YSFRI2023 chromosome 1, ASM3689809v2, whole genome shotgun sequence:
- the LOC137634372 gene encoding uncharacterized protein: MAKLLKPARLDTDPSSSNAAKEWKHWHRTFTNIIEESGDVAPDKLQYFESAIAKLDSVYVMLPNEIFARHVLATRRQQSAESIDEFLRELHELSKDCNFQPVTAERYRQELVRDTFINGIASVFIHQRLLENNSLNMETAHSQGRTLDLAQRSADAYASPSVPHTAALVPEQQAQPSGDQQQHPTQEGAEGSSPGGSPVAAAYLSKRKCYFCGNALHTTGRVSCPTRTATCNKRSKPGHFAKVCKSKVSGSTTATLYNPTLLTIIPTYPNNLSHAATNITVNGHSLKLGVLKDLCCDVILGYDFQKQHQSVTFQHEGKRPSLKITGAKPVCVLATADIDEPSLFPNLPHQCKPIAVKSRRYSQDDQLFIKDPISHLLSEGVIEPSISPWRAQVVVVKVPLDRHKKRLCIDYSQTINQYTELDAYPLPRIEDMVHDLAKYKVFSTFDLKNAYHQFSIKESGASQAEHDENVQKFLEVVRKQNLALNEEKSVISVPTINVLGDCVGNNIIKPEPYRLRSLQELPPPTNMGSLRRAQGLFAYNAKWIPVECDASEVAVSAVLNQGGRPVAFMSRTLQGSELHYPAVEKEATAIIETVHQGASFMSQELKLNLSQKGVATSRTTPYHPMGNGQVERYNGETESPDTTEVQDTQIHDSSQIHDNCDCHESSEPTEIRRSTRVSRPPDRSGWD; this comes from the exons ATGGCTAAGTTACTGAAGCCGGCCAGACTGGACACAGATCCCAGCTCGTCCAATGCAGCCAAAGAGTGGAAGCACTGGCATAGAACATTCACTAATATCATAGAAGAAAGTGGAGATGTTGCACCAGACAA ACTGCAGTACTTTGAGAGTGCAATCGCCAAACTGGATAGTGTTTATGTCATGTTGCCGAATGAGATTTTTGCTAGACATGTTTTGGCGACACGACGGCAGCAGTCAGCAGAATCAATTGACGAATTTCTGCGTGAGTTACATGAACTCAGCAAAGACTGCAACTTCCAGCCAGTCACAGCAGAACGATATCGGCAAGAGCTAGTACGTGATACATTTATCAATGGTATTGCCTCAGTATTTATTCATCAGCGGCTACTAGAGAATAATTCACTGAATATGGAGACTGCACACAGTCAAGGTCGTACATTGGATCTTGCCCAGCGCAGTGCCGACGCATATGCATCGCCATCTGTTCCTCATACTGCTGCTTTAGTTCCAGAGCAGCAGGCGCAGCCCAGTGGTGACCAGCAGCAGCATCCAACGCAAGAAGGAGCAGAAGGAAGTTCACCTGGAGGTTCACCTGTTGCCGCTGCCTACTtatcaaagagaaaatgttatttttgtggtaaTGCACTACACACTACAGGTAGAGTGAGTTGTCCCACACGTACTGCCACATGCAACAAACGCAGTAAACCAGGCCATTTTGCAAAAGTCTGTAAATCAAAAGTTTCAGGTAGTACCACTGCTACATTGTATAATCCCACTTTGCTTACAATAATTCCCACTTATCCCAATAATCTTTCACATGCAGCTACAAACATCACTGTAAATGGCCACTCATTGAAG CTAGGGGTCCTGAAGGATTTGTGTTGTGATGTCATTTTGGGTTATGATTTCCAAAAGCAACATCAGAGCGTGACTTTTCAACATGAAGGGAAAAGACCAAGTTTGAAGATAACTGGCGCCAAACCTGTCTGTGTACTAGCGACAGCTGACATCGATGAACCGTCATTGTTTCCGAACTTACCTCATCAGTGTAAACCCATTGCAGTCAAATCCAGACGCTATAGTCAAGATGACCAGCTGTTTATAAAAGACCCAATTTCACATTTACTATCTGAAGGTGTCATTGAACcaagtatatccccttggagggcaCAGGTTGTAGTAGTTAAAGTTCCACTTGACAGGCACAAAAAGAGACTTTGTATTGATTATTCCCAGACCATTAACCAATACACAGAACTAGATGCTTACCCCCTCCCAAGGATAGAGGATATGGTACATGACCTTGCAAAATATAAGGTGTTTTCCACATTTGACTTGAAGAATGCATATCACCAGTTCAGTATCAAAGAGA GTGGAGCATCTCAGGCTGaacatgatgaaaacgttcaaaagtTCTTGGAGGTGGTTCGGAAACAGAACCTTGCCCTCAATGAAGAGAAATCAGTTATTTCTGTTCCTACAATCAATGTTCTAGGGGATTGTGTCGGGAATAATATTATAAAGCCAGAACCATACAGATTACGTTCCCTTCAAGAATTACCGCCTCCCACAAATATGGGCTCTCTGCGAAGAGCTCAAGGATTGTTTGCCTATAATGCCAAATGGATCCCTG TAGAGTGTGATGCTTCGGAAGTTGCTGTCTCCGCAGTCTTGAACCAGGGTGGCCGCCCGGTAGCTTTTATGTCGAGAACGCTCCAGGGTAGCGAGTTGCATTATCCAGCAGTGGAAAAAGAGGCCACAGCTATTATTGAAACAGTTC ATCAAGGTGCTTCTTTCATGTCCCAAGAACTGAAACTGAACCTTTCTCAGAAGGGGGTTGCAACCAGCAGAACGACACCTTATCATCCGATGGGCAACGGCCAGGTTGAGAGATACAATG GAGAGACGGAGTCCCCAGATACAACTGAAGTGCAAGATACACAAATTCATGATAGTTCACAAATTCATGATAACTGTGATTGTCATGAATCCAGTGAGCCTACTGAGATAAGGAGGTCCACTCGTGTGTCAAGGCCTCCTGATCGCTCCGGATGGGATTAA